One genomic region from Mauremys reevesii isolate NIE-2019 linkage group 7, ASM1616193v1, whole genome shotgun sequence encodes:
- the NOL8 gene encoding nucleolar protein 8 isoform X1 encodes MEKKQVLKRLYVGGLGHTVSEAELQERFSKFGNVTDAEIVIRKDDQGNPMKTFAYINISISEADLKRCMSILNKARWKGGTLQIELAKESFLHRLAQERQEARLKKEKPHTDGKGNLLESLNKAGVVNFHMKAVPGTEVPDHKDWVVSKFGRVLPILHLKGRHKSKIMKYDPSKYCHNLRKLEQDLTDTVPISKLTWQLEGGDDSMSKKRRGEFPEMKKTPKKMRIQSSEDLNKTPVRHLQSKKANLTQTKLVQMSNSKSTGLSKLLQTPSVNSIDMKGKDLFLDKNLASGVKPNRNTNSISDTDIDSEEEIKAMMEKEKEIQKAKTNVESESDRLEVVGDNFELKYNTHWSLTNPNIMKKLSKGGNRQGKTIENDTDYDSADTDEIIAVTKTPDKNNVKTKILKDSELVKMQRKDNVRNETFKNNKSFDSANGSFVLSPDKLREKNNKKAVHNKTAKPRASELQDNRVDSKSGSTSFDSEPEASESEADSNYEDMMQNCYRLDLTLPELEALATASTESSQGDIEVKQRDSQCKTEGNISNTKYSKKTYEIASTTKTSINPEDIVAAILEGEESADDEKPMENTSSLKFQPFRGIGSLCENENFEEMSKEGFCNCKRKYNQNSSSLVDLKKKSLEEVSKPNCSCYEKHSAPRQSGCSILCSLEDRSVKKKQNTLSNQLKKVSDSQYAEGGSEKPIWKPPSLRENNYLNSHAEDQTENRGDREDCTTTSMSGSKEESTDTDSVLSVAQKHIKCELESPESLPEKPKKDASSKGSASKFQKSENHKKSLHKSKEEFCIPTAISSEPDEKEKQLQDNQKRLAALQERQKEREIQKKLIQGALLNLESQSASKHKHIVFDSDGESEAEVEEKSQEEATIGNLPGKEFTSKISGKLFESSDDEQDAAGEDDRFQIKPQFEGKAGEKLMHLQSRFGTDERFRMDARFLESGSEEEEEAKKMETDEEGEFAAEKKKNLEILGSLLEINLEHPKSSKLARNTKKFKDINTLRYDPTRQDHVVFERKTDTTEKESKSKRKKKREEAEKLPEVSKEIYYDVAVDLKEVFGSTKCAAEKSEIIPWDKHDAVEESTLADQHILRLNVGGNVEEKSSGFTFSFFGDDVNKSAVKEEPYVIETIRPARVTWQEDPRFQDSSSEEDDEPEASESENCKEMSQSLPQMKTSRFFFFSKDDERLRDGPKLFCRSSNLNEEKDNWENRRRLLLEECRKKHKDARRKVKAKQ; translated from the exons ATGGAgaaaaaacaagttttaaaacGTTTATACGTTGGAGGACTTGGCCATACAGTTTCTGAGGCTGAACTGCAGGAAAGATTCAGCAAGTTTGGAAATGTTACAGATGCGGAAATTGTTATCAGGAAAGATGACCAGG GGAACCCTATGAAAACTTTTGCTTATATCAACATTAGCATTTCTGAAGCAGATCTTAAAAGAT GTATGTCCATTTTAAATAAAGCAAGGTGGAAAGGTGGAACGCTACAAATTGAATTGGCCAAAGAAAGCTTTTTGCACAG ATTGGCACAGGAGAGACAAGAAGCAAGGTTGAAGAAGGAAAAGCCACATACGGATGGCAAGGGAAATCTGTTGGAATCACTGAATAAAGCTGGAGTTGTGAATTTTCATATGAAAGCAGTGCCAGGAACAGAAGTACCGGATCATAAG GATTGGGTCGTTAGTAAATTTGGCAGAGTTTTACCCATCCTTCACCTTAAGGGTCGACACAAAAGCAAA ATAATGAAATATGATCCATCAAAATATTGCCACAACCTTAGAAAGCTGGAGCAAGACTTGACTGACACAGTTCCCATATCCAAGCTCACTTGGCAGTTGGAAGGTGGAGATGACAGCATGAGCAAGAAACGACGAGGAGAGTTCCCTGAAATGAAAAAAACACCTAAAAAAATGAGGATACAGAGTAGTGAAGATTTAAATAAAACACCAGTTCGCCACTTGCaatcaaaaaaagcaaacttaACACAAACAAAATTAGTCCAAATGTCAAACTCCAAATCAACTGGTCTGTCTAAATTACTTCAGACTCCTAGTGTTAATAGTATTGACATGAAAGGGAAAGACTTATTTCTGGATAAGAACCTGGCATCTGGTGTTAAGCCTAACAGGAATACAAACAGCATTTCAGACACTGATATTGATTCTGAAGAAGAAATCAAGGCAATGatggagaaagaaaaggaaatacaGAAAGCTAAAACAAATGTTGAATCTGAAAGTGATCGTTTGGAAGTTGTGGGGGATAATTTTGAGCTAAAATACAACACTCACTGGTCTTTAACCAATCCAAATATTATGAAGAAACTGAGTAAGGGAGGTAACAGACAAGGAAAGACTATTGAAAATGACACGGATTATGATTCAGCAGATACAGATGAAATTATTGCTGTGACTAAAACTCCAGATAAAAACAATGTGAAAACTAAAATTCTAAAAGATTCTGAGCTGGTGAAAATGCAAAGGAAGGATAATGTTAGGAATGAAACTTTCAAAAACAACAAAAGCTTTGATTCTGCAAATGGTTCCTTTGTGTTGTCACCAGATAAgttaagagaaaaaaataacaaaaaagcaGTGCATAACAAAACGGCAAAACCCCGGGCGTCTGAACTACAGGACAACAGAGTTGATAGCAAGTCTGGGTCTACTAGTTTTGATTCAGAGCCTGAAGCAAGTGAATCTGAAGCTGACTCTAATTATGAAGACATGATGCAAAACTGTTACCGCCTAGATCTTACGTTACCTGAGTTAGAAGCATTAGCCACTGCAAGTACTGAATCTTCACAAGGAGATATAGAAGTTAAGCAGAGGGATAGTCAGTGCAAAACTGAAGGTAATATTAGTAACACCAAGTATAGTAAAAAGACTTATGAAATTGCCTCTACAACTAAAACATCTATTAATCCTGAAGATATAGTTGCTGCCATTTTAGAGGGAGAGGAGAGTGCTGATGATGAGAAGCCAATGGAAAATACCTCCAGTTTGAAATTTCAGCCTTTCAGAGGAATAGGATCATTATGTGAAAATGAGAATTTTGAGGAGATGAGCAAGGAAGGTTTTTGCAACTGTAAAAGGAAATATAACCAGAATTCCTCAAGCCTTGTTGATTTGAAAAAGAAATCTTTAGAAGAGGTTTCAAAACCAAACTGTTCTTGTTATGAGAAACATTCAGCTCCCAGACAGTCTGGTTGTTCCATATTATGTTCACTTGAAGACAGAAGTGTGAAAAAGAAGCAAAATACTCTCAGCAACCAGCTCAAGAAGGTGTCAGATTCCCAATACGCAGAAGGTGGAAGTGAAAAGCCTATTTGGAAACCACCTTCATTACGAGAGAATAACTACTTGAATTCTCATGCAGAAGATCAAACAGAAAACAGAGGAGACCGTGAGGACTGCACCACAACTAGTATGAGTGGAAGTAAGGAGGAAAGCACTGACACAGATAGTGTTTTATCTGTTGCACAGAAACACATTAAATGTGAATTGGAAAGCCCTGAATCTCTTCCTGAGAAACCAAAGAAGGATGCAAGCAGTAAAGGTTCAGCCTCTAAATTTCAGAAAAGTGAGAACCATAAGAAAAGTCTTCACAAAAGTAAAGAAGAGTTTTGCATTCCTACTGCTATCTCAAGTGAGCCAGATGAAAAGGAGAAACAACTGCAGGATAATCAGAAGAGGCTGGCAGCTCTacaagagagacagaaagagagagaaatacagaAGAAACTTATTCAAGGGGCTCTTCTGAACCTG GAAAGCCAGTCAGCAAGCAAACATAAGCACATTGTATTTGATTCAGATGGAGAAAGTGAAGCTGAAGTAGAAGAGAAGTCTCAGGAAGAAGCGACTATAGGAAATCTGCCTGGAAAA GAATTTACTAGTAAAATTTCTGGGAAGTTGTTTGAGAGCAGTGACGATGAGCAAGATGCTGCAGGTGAAGATGACAGATTCCAAATCAAACCCCAGTTTGAAGGCAAAGCTGGTGAGAAG CTCATGCATTTACAATCACGCTTTGGCACAGATGAAAGATTTCGTATGGATGCTCGGTTCCTTGAAAGTGGCAGTGAAGAGGAAG AAGAGGCAAAGAAAATGGAGACCGATGAGGAAGGAGAATTTGCTGctgagaaaaagaaaaacctggAGATATTGGGAAGTCTCTTGGAGATCAACCTAGAACATCCTAAATCAAGCAAACTGGCAAGAAATACCAAAAAATTCAA AGATATTAATACCTTACGCTATGACCCCACAAGGCAAGACCATGTAGTTTTTGAAAGGAAAACAGATACTACAGAAAAAGAGAG TAAAtctaaaagaaagaagaaaagggaggaggcagagaaattGCCTGAAGTATCTAAAGAAATATACTATGATGTTGCTGTGGATTTAAAAGAGGTATTTGGATCAACAAAATGTGCAGCTGAAAAAAGTGAAATAATACCCTGGGACAAACATGATGCTGTGGAAGAATCAACTCTGGCTGACCAGCATATATTAAGACTTAATGTTGGGGGCAATGTAGAAGAAAAATCTAGTGGCTTCACGTTTTCCTTTTTTGGTGATGATGTGAACAAGTCAGCTGTGAAAGAAG AGCCCTACGTAATTGAAACAATAAGACCTGCAAGAGTAACATGGCAAGAGGATCCTCGTttccaggacagcagctcagAGGAAGATGATGAGCCAGAAGCCTCTGAAAGTGAAAATTGCAAAGAAAT GTCTCAATCTTTACCACAGATGAAGACGAGtagatttttcttcttttccaaagATGATGAAAGATTAAGAG ATGGTCCTAAGCTATTCTGCAGATCATCAAACCTCAATGAAGAAAAAGATAATTGGGAAAATAGACGTAGATTGTTACTTGAG GAATGCCGGAAGAAACATAAGGATGCAAGAAGAAAAGTTAAAGCAAAACAATAA
- the NOL8 gene encoding nucleolar protein 8 isoform X2 has protein sequence MEKKQVLKRLYVGGLGHTVSEAELQERFSKFGNVTDAEIVIRKDDQGMSILNKARWKGGTLQIELAKESFLHRLAQERQEARLKKEKPHTDGKGNLLESLNKAGVVNFHMKAVPGTEVPDHKDWVVSKFGRVLPILHLKGRHKSKIMKYDPSKYCHNLRKLEQDLTDTVPISKLTWQLEGGDDSMSKKRRGEFPEMKKTPKKMRIQSSEDLNKTPVRHLQSKKANLTQTKLVQMSNSKSTGLSKLLQTPSVNSIDMKGKDLFLDKNLASGVKPNRNTNSISDTDIDSEEEIKAMMEKEKEIQKAKTNVESESDRLEVVGDNFELKYNTHWSLTNPNIMKKLSKGGNRQGKTIENDTDYDSADTDEIIAVTKTPDKNNVKTKILKDSELVKMQRKDNVRNETFKNNKSFDSANGSFVLSPDKLREKNNKKAVHNKTAKPRASELQDNRVDSKSGSTSFDSEPEASESEADSNYEDMMQNCYRLDLTLPELEALATASTESSQGDIEVKQRDSQCKTEGNISNTKYSKKTYEIASTTKTSINPEDIVAAILEGEESADDEKPMENTSSLKFQPFRGIGSLCENENFEEMSKEGFCNCKRKYNQNSSSLVDLKKKSLEEVSKPNCSCYEKHSAPRQSGCSILCSLEDRSVKKKQNTLSNQLKKVSDSQYAEGGSEKPIWKPPSLRENNYLNSHAEDQTENRGDREDCTTTSMSGSKEESTDTDSVLSVAQKHIKCELESPESLPEKPKKDASSKGSASKFQKSENHKKSLHKSKEEFCIPTAISSEPDEKEKQLQDNQKRLAALQERQKEREIQKKLIQGALLNLESQSASKHKHIVFDSDGESEAEVEEKSQEEATIGNLPGKEFTSKISGKLFESSDDEQDAAGEDDRFQIKPQFEGKAGEKLMHLQSRFGTDERFRMDARFLESGSEEEEEAKKMETDEEGEFAAEKKKNLEILGSLLEINLEHPKSSKLARNTKKFKDINTLRYDPTRQDHVVFERKTDTTEKESKSKRKKKREEAEKLPEVSKEIYYDVAVDLKEVFGSTKCAAEKSEIIPWDKHDAVEESTLADQHILRLNVGGNVEEKSSGFTFSFFGDDVNKSAVKEEPYVIETIRPARVTWQEDPRFQDSSSEEDDEPEASESENCKEMSQSLPQMKTSRFFFFSKDDERLRDGPKLFCRSSNLNEEKDNWENRRRLLLEECRKKHKDARRKVKAKQ, from the exons ATGGAgaaaaaacaagttttaaaacGTTTATACGTTGGAGGACTTGGCCATACAGTTTCTGAGGCTGAACTGCAGGAAAGATTCAGCAAGTTTGGAAATGTTACAGATGCGGAAATTGTTATCAGGAAAGATGACCAGG GTATGTCCATTTTAAATAAAGCAAGGTGGAAAGGTGGAACGCTACAAATTGAATTGGCCAAAGAAAGCTTTTTGCACAG ATTGGCACAGGAGAGACAAGAAGCAAGGTTGAAGAAGGAAAAGCCACATACGGATGGCAAGGGAAATCTGTTGGAATCACTGAATAAAGCTGGAGTTGTGAATTTTCATATGAAAGCAGTGCCAGGAACAGAAGTACCGGATCATAAG GATTGGGTCGTTAGTAAATTTGGCAGAGTTTTACCCATCCTTCACCTTAAGGGTCGACACAAAAGCAAA ATAATGAAATATGATCCATCAAAATATTGCCACAACCTTAGAAAGCTGGAGCAAGACTTGACTGACACAGTTCCCATATCCAAGCTCACTTGGCAGTTGGAAGGTGGAGATGACAGCATGAGCAAGAAACGACGAGGAGAGTTCCCTGAAATGAAAAAAACACCTAAAAAAATGAGGATACAGAGTAGTGAAGATTTAAATAAAACACCAGTTCGCCACTTGCaatcaaaaaaagcaaacttaACACAAACAAAATTAGTCCAAATGTCAAACTCCAAATCAACTGGTCTGTCTAAATTACTTCAGACTCCTAGTGTTAATAGTATTGACATGAAAGGGAAAGACTTATTTCTGGATAAGAACCTGGCATCTGGTGTTAAGCCTAACAGGAATACAAACAGCATTTCAGACACTGATATTGATTCTGAAGAAGAAATCAAGGCAATGatggagaaagaaaaggaaatacaGAAAGCTAAAACAAATGTTGAATCTGAAAGTGATCGTTTGGAAGTTGTGGGGGATAATTTTGAGCTAAAATACAACACTCACTGGTCTTTAACCAATCCAAATATTATGAAGAAACTGAGTAAGGGAGGTAACAGACAAGGAAAGACTATTGAAAATGACACGGATTATGATTCAGCAGATACAGATGAAATTATTGCTGTGACTAAAACTCCAGATAAAAACAATGTGAAAACTAAAATTCTAAAAGATTCTGAGCTGGTGAAAATGCAAAGGAAGGATAATGTTAGGAATGAAACTTTCAAAAACAACAAAAGCTTTGATTCTGCAAATGGTTCCTTTGTGTTGTCACCAGATAAgttaagagaaaaaaataacaaaaaagcaGTGCATAACAAAACGGCAAAACCCCGGGCGTCTGAACTACAGGACAACAGAGTTGATAGCAAGTCTGGGTCTACTAGTTTTGATTCAGAGCCTGAAGCAAGTGAATCTGAAGCTGACTCTAATTATGAAGACATGATGCAAAACTGTTACCGCCTAGATCTTACGTTACCTGAGTTAGAAGCATTAGCCACTGCAAGTACTGAATCTTCACAAGGAGATATAGAAGTTAAGCAGAGGGATAGTCAGTGCAAAACTGAAGGTAATATTAGTAACACCAAGTATAGTAAAAAGACTTATGAAATTGCCTCTACAACTAAAACATCTATTAATCCTGAAGATATAGTTGCTGCCATTTTAGAGGGAGAGGAGAGTGCTGATGATGAGAAGCCAATGGAAAATACCTCCAGTTTGAAATTTCAGCCTTTCAGAGGAATAGGATCATTATGTGAAAATGAGAATTTTGAGGAGATGAGCAAGGAAGGTTTTTGCAACTGTAAAAGGAAATATAACCAGAATTCCTCAAGCCTTGTTGATTTGAAAAAGAAATCTTTAGAAGAGGTTTCAAAACCAAACTGTTCTTGTTATGAGAAACATTCAGCTCCCAGACAGTCTGGTTGTTCCATATTATGTTCACTTGAAGACAGAAGTGTGAAAAAGAAGCAAAATACTCTCAGCAACCAGCTCAAGAAGGTGTCAGATTCCCAATACGCAGAAGGTGGAAGTGAAAAGCCTATTTGGAAACCACCTTCATTACGAGAGAATAACTACTTGAATTCTCATGCAGAAGATCAAACAGAAAACAGAGGAGACCGTGAGGACTGCACCACAACTAGTATGAGTGGAAGTAAGGAGGAAAGCACTGACACAGATAGTGTTTTATCTGTTGCACAGAAACACATTAAATGTGAATTGGAAAGCCCTGAATCTCTTCCTGAGAAACCAAAGAAGGATGCAAGCAGTAAAGGTTCAGCCTCTAAATTTCAGAAAAGTGAGAACCATAAGAAAAGTCTTCACAAAAGTAAAGAAGAGTTTTGCATTCCTACTGCTATCTCAAGTGAGCCAGATGAAAAGGAGAAACAACTGCAGGATAATCAGAAGAGGCTGGCAGCTCTacaagagagacagaaagagagagaaatacagaAGAAACTTATTCAAGGGGCTCTTCTGAACCTG GAAAGCCAGTCAGCAAGCAAACATAAGCACATTGTATTTGATTCAGATGGAGAAAGTGAAGCTGAAGTAGAAGAGAAGTCTCAGGAAGAAGCGACTATAGGAAATCTGCCTGGAAAA GAATTTACTAGTAAAATTTCTGGGAAGTTGTTTGAGAGCAGTGACGATGAGCAAGATGCTGCAGGTGAAGATGACAGATTCCAAATCAAACCCCAGTTTGAAGGCAAAGCTGGTGAGAAG CTCATGCATTTACAATCACGCTTTGGCACAGATGAAAGATTTCGTATGGATGCTCGGTTCCTTGAAAGTGGCAGTGAAGAGGAAG AAGAGGCAAAGAAAATGGAGACCGATGAGGAAGGAGAATTTGCTGctgagaaaaagaaaaacctggAGATATTGGGAAGTCTCTTGGAGATCAACCTAGAACATCCTAAATCAAGCAAACTGGCAAGAAATACCAAAAAATTCAA AGATATTAATACCTTACGCTATGACCCCACAAGGCAAGACCATGTAGTTTTTGAAAGGAAAACAGATACTACAGAAAAAGAGAG TAAAtctaaaagaaagaagaaaagggaggaggcagagaaattGCCTGAAGTATCTAAAGAAATATACTATGATGTTGCTGTGGATTTAAAAGAGGTATTTGGATCAACAAAATGTGCAGCTGAAAAAAGTGAAATAATACCCTGGGACAAACATGATGCTGTGGAAGAATCAACTCTGGCTGACCAGCATATATTAAGACTTAATGTTGGGGGCAATGTAGAAGAAAAATCTAGTGGCTTCACGTTTTCCTTTTTTGGTGATGATGTGAACAAGTCAGCTGTGAAAGAAG AGCCCTACGTAATTGAAACAATAAGACCTGCAAGAGTAACATGGCAAGAGGATCCTCGTttccaggacagcagctcagAGGAAGATGATGAGCCAGAAGCCTCTGAAAGTGAAAATTGCAAAGAAAT GTCTCAATCTTTACCACAGATGAAGACGAGtagatttttcttcttttccaaagATGATGAAAGATTAAGAG ATGGTCCTAAGCTATTCTGCAGATCATCAAACCTCAATGAAGAAAAAGATAATTGGGAAAATAGACGTAGATTGTTACTTGAG GAATGCCGGAAGAAACATAAGGATGCAAGAAGAAAAGTTAAAGCAAAACAATAA